A window from Primulina huaijiensis isolate GDHJ02 chromosome 11, ASM1229523v2, whole genome shotgun sequence encodes these proteins:
- the LOC140988076 gene encoding heterogeneous nuclear ribonucleoprotein 1-like, which translates to MEVDQGKLFIGGISWDTNEDRLKEYFGAYGEVVEAVIMRDRSTGRARGFGFVVFANPMVAERVVKEKHVIDGRTVEAKKAVPRDDQYLITRNLGSSIQGSPGPGRMKKIFVGGLASSVTESDFKNYFSHFGNITDVVVMHDHITQRPRGFGFITYDSEDAVDRVLHKTFHELNGKMVEVKRAVPKELSPGPSRSPVIGYNYGFSRTNNSLTNHAPGYNLGSLGAYGIRMDGRFSPLASVRAGFSNLGSPTYGIGLNAEQGMNAGFAGASSSSNNDVGYGRAVNPYFTNNQSRYNTPIGYNANNSRSDSFFHSLSMNTWGNAGLNTSTNNVNSVPYSGSETSDFGVFGNSRENWGASPIATLFGGSSSGYRGEENSNALGAVGLGRNGGMGVATTSLFAAAGGGFEGSYQDFYQSGSMYGDSTWQTASSELNISDSFGYGLGHSEEDIGKDSDYRVGYSIPTSRSSRGIAA; encoded by the exons ATGGAGGTGGATCAAGGTAAGCTCTTTATTGGTGGGATTTCTTGGGACACGAATGAGGATCGCCTTAAAGAATATTTTGGAGCGTACGGAGAAGTGGTGGAGGCAGTCATTATGAGGGATCGTTCTACTGGACGTGCTCGTGGCTTTGGTTTTGTAGTGTTCGCCAATCCAATGGTTGCCGAAAGAGTAGTTAAGGAGAAGCACGTGATTGATGGACGGACT GTGGAAGCCAAGAAAGCTGTTCCGAGAGATGATCAATACCTGATAACTCGCAACCTTGGCAGCAGCATTCAGGGATCTCCTGGACCTGGACGAATGAAAAAGATTTTTGTAGGAGGATTAGCATCTTCTGTTACTGAGAGCGACTTCAAAAATTACTTCAGTCACTTTGGTAATATAACAGATGTAGTAGTGATGCATGACCACATCACTCAAAGACCAAGAGGTTTCGGATTCATAACATATGATTCAGAGGATGCTGTGGATAGGGTGTTGCACAAaacctttcatgaacttaatgGAAAGATGGTGGAAGTAAAGCGAGCGGTTCCAAAAGAATTGTCTCCTGGACCAAGCAGGAGCCCAGTTATTGGTTACAATTACGGTTTTAGTAGAACCAACAACTCACTCACCAACCATGCCCCGGGATATAATCTTGGCTCGCTTGGAGCATATGGAATCAGGATGGATGGTAGATTCAGTCCATTAGCTAGCGTTCGTGCAGGTTTCTCAAATTTAGGTTCTCCCACGTATGGAATTGGTTTAAACGCCGAGCAAGGAATGAACGCTGGCTTTGCAGGGGCCAGTTCCAGTTCAAACAACGACGTAGGTTATGGTCGTGCTGTGAATCCCTATTTCACCAATAACCAGAGCAGATATAACACTCCCATTGGTTATAATGCAAACAACAGCCGCAGTGACTCATTTTTTCACTCATTATCAATGAACACATGGGGAAATGCTGGGCTTAATACGTCTACAAATAATGTTAATTCTGTTCCATACTCTGGTTCTGAAACTAGCGATTTTGGAGTCTTTGGAAACAGTAGAGAAAATTGGGGTGCTTCTCCTATTGCCACCTTGTTTGGTGGAAGCTCCTCAGGATACAGAGGTGAAGAAAATAGTAATGCACTTGGAGCAGTAGGACTTGGAAGAAATGGTGGAATGGGAGTGGCGACTACATCTTTGTTTGCTGCAGCAGGTGGAGGTTTTGAGGGATCTTATCAGGACTTTTACCAAAGTGGATCTATGTATGGTGATTCAACTTGGCAAACCGCATCTTCAGAGCTGAATATATCGGATTCTTTTGGATATGGGCTTGGACATTCTGAAGAGGACATTGGTAAAGATTCTGATTACAGGGTTGGTTATAGCATCCCAACTAGCCGATCCAGTAGAG GAATTGCTGCTTAG
- the LOC140988618 gene encoding probable serine/threonine-protein kinase WNK11, whose product MGDEETEPFVELSPTGRYGRYAELLGAGAVKKVYRAFDQEEGLEVAWNQVKLGNFNDDGVTINRLQSEVFLLGGLQNNYVLSLSSVWRDERRFTLNFITEACTSGNLREYRMKHKHVSLKAIKKWSWQILKGLEYLHTHQPCVIHRDLNCSNVFINGNTGQVKIGDFGLAAIVGRNHAVHSVIGTPEFMAPEMYEENYTELVDIYSFGMCVLEMVTLEIPYNECRGIVAIYRNVTSGVMPQSLNQVDDPEVRAFIDMCLAPAEARPSATDLLRYPFFYGIHDDDDENEGHELRTCSS is encoded by the exons ATGGGGGATGAAGAAACTGAACCGTTTGTCGAACTGAGCCCGACGGGTCGATACGGCCGTTACGCCGAGCTTCTGGGCGCCGGCGCTGTCAAGAAAGTGTACCGCGCTTTCGATCAAGAAGAAGGACTGGAGGTGGCTTGGAACCAGGTTAAGCTAGGGAACTTCAACGACGATGGAGTAACGATCAACCGGTTGCAGTCGGAGGTCTTTTTATTGGGTGGTCTGCAGAATAATTATGTCCTCTCTTTAAGCTCAGTTTGGCGCGACGAAAGGAGATTTACGCTGAATTTCATCACCGAGGCGTGCACTTCGGGGAACCTGAGGGAGTATCGGATGAAACACAAGCATGTCTCCTTGAAGGCGATAAAGAAATGGTCGTGGCAGATTTTGAAGGGGTTGGAGTATTTGCACACACATCAGCCTTGCGTGATTCACAGGGATCTTAACTGCAGCAACGTGTTCATTAATGGCAACACTGGCCAG GTAAAGATTGGTGATTTTGGGCTAGCAGCGATCGTAGGAAGGAACCACGCAGTGCATTCGGTGATCGGGACACCCGAATTCATGGCACCGGAGATGTACGAGGAGAACTACACAGAACTGGTCGACATATACTCCTTCGGGATGTGCGTGTTGGAAATGGTGACCCTTGAGATTCCATACAACGAATGCAGAGGTATCGTCGCGATTTACAGAAATGTGACATCTGGGGTGATGCCTCAATCATTGAACCAGGTTGACGATCCGGAGGTTAGAGCTTTCATAGACATGTGCCTGGCTCCAGCCGAAGCCAGGCCGTCGGCTACTGATCTTCTCAGATACCCTTTCTTTTATGGAATTCACGACGATGACGACGAAAATGAAGGTCATGAACTCAGAACATGCTCATCTTGA